From one Streptomyces sp. SCSIO 30461 genomic stretch:
- a CDS encoding cysteine synthase, whose product MRYDSPLAAVGNTPLVRLPRLSPSDDVRIWAKLEDRNPTGSVKDRPALHMIEQAEKDGRLTPGCTILEPTSGNTGISLAMAARLKGYRIVCVMPENTSEERRQLLAMWGAEIISSPAAGGSNTAVRVAKELAGQHPDWVMLYQYGNPANAGAHYATTGPEILADLPSITHFVAGLGTTGTLMGVGRYLREHKPDVRIVAAEPRYDDLVYGLRNLDEGFVPELYDASVLTSRFSVGSADAVTRTRELLQQEGIFAGVSTGAALHAAIGVGRKAVKAGESADIVFVVADGGWKYLSTGVYTAPSTEAAIEALQGQLWA is encoded by the coding sequence ATGCGCTACGACTCCCCGCTCGCCGCTGTCGGCAACACGCCGCTGGTACGGCTGCCGCGGCTGTCCCCGTCGGATGACGTCCGCATCTGGGCCAAGCTGGAGGACCGCAACCCGACCGGCTCGGTCAAGGACCGCCCCGCGCTCCATATGATCGAGCAGGCGGAGAAGGACGGCCGGCTCACTCCCGGTTGCACCATCCTGGAGCCCACCAGCGGCAACACCGGGATCTCCCTCGCCATGGCCGCCAGGCTCAAGGGCTACCGCATCGTCTGTGTCATGCCGGAGAACACCAGCGAGGAGCGCCGCCAACTGCTCGCCATGTGGGGTGCCGAGATCATCTCCAGTCCGGCCGCGGGCGGTTCCAACACGGCGGTCCGCGTCGCCAAGGAACTGGCCGGGCAGCACCCGGACTGGGTGATGCTCTACCAGTACGGAAACCCGGCCAACGCGGGCGCGCACTACGCGACCACGGGCCCGGAGATCCTCGCCGACCTGCCGTCGATCACGCACTTCGTGGCGGGCCTCGGCACCACAGGGACCCTCATGGGCGTGGGCCGCTATCTGCGCGAGCACAAGCCGGACGTCAGGATCGTGGCCGCCGAACCGCGCTACGACGACCTTGTCTACGGCCTGCGCAACCTGGACGAGGGCTTCGTACCCGAGCTCTACGACGCTTCCGTGCTGACCAGCCGCTTCTCGGTCGGCTCGGCCGACGCAGTCACCCGCACCCGGGAACTGCTCCAGCAGGAGGGCATCTTCGCGGGCGTCTCCACCGGTGCCGCACTGCACGCCGCGATCGGCGTCGGGCGCAAGGCCGTGAAAGCGGGGGAGTCCGCGGACATCGTCTTCGTCGTCGCCGACGGAGGCTGGAAGTACCTCTCGACCGGTGTCTACACGGCACCGAGCACCGAGGCCGCGATCGAGGCGCTGCAAGGACAGCTCTGGGCCTGA
- the clpS gene encoding ATP-dependent Clp protease adapter ClpS produces the protein MGGVTVPTEIERPQSAEETFAVPEPDVPWVTVVHNDPVNLMSYVTYVFQAYFGYSKDKAHKLMLDVHHKGRAIVSSGSREEMERDVQAMHGYGLWATLSQDRA, from the coding sequence ATGGGTGGAGTGACTGTGCCCACCGAGATCGAGCGTCCCCAATCGGCCGAGGAGACCTTCGCCGTACCCGAACCCGACGTTCCGTGGGTGACGGTCGTGCATAACGACCCGGTCAACCTGATGAGCTATGTCACCTACGTGTTCCAGGCCTACTTCGGCTACTCCAAGGACAAGGCGCACAAGCTGATGCTGGATGTCCACCACAAGGGCCGCGCCATCGTCTCCAGCGGCAGCCGCGAGGAGATGGAGCGCGATGTGCAGGCCATGCACGGCTACGGGCTGTGGGCCACGCTCTCCCAGGACCGCGCCTGA
- a CDS encoding DUF2993 domain-containing protein — protein MKRPSDLRLPRPFKRRKLLWTGATLSVALVALPVADRMAASAAEERLADRIAGQQKSVVGSPEVSIDAFPFLLSSAEGTFPKVAVRADAVTGDGQPVQASLELREVSESGKGGYTAASADARFTVPLDSLSEGLGDGTSLSAEDGRLRIDRQIFGMPLTIHAELRLSGRTISMVPVAASFAGSRIDPSSPRITEAFKDRERTVPELPVGLVPTRVAVTDDGVVLYAGAKNVPLA, from the coding sequence GTGAAGCGGCCGAGTGACCTGCGCCTTCCCCGCCCGTTCAAGCGTCGGAAGCTGCTGTGGACCGGGGCGACGCTGAGCGTGGCGCTCGTCGCGCTGCCCGTCGCCGACCGGATGGCCGCGTCGGCCGCCGAGGAGCGGCTCGCCGACCGGATCGCGGGGCAGCAGAAGTCCGTGGTCGGCAGCCCCGAGGTGAGCATCGATGCCTTCCCGTTCCTGCTGAGCAGCGCCGAGGGCACCTTCCCGAAGGTGGCGGTGCGGGCCGATGCCGTCACCGGAGACGGGCAGCCCGTGCAGGCGTCGCTGGAGCTGCGTGAGGTCAGCGAGAGCGGGAAGGGCGGCTATACGGCCGCGAGCGCGGACGCCCGGTTCACCGTGCCGCTGGACTCGCTGAGCGAGGGGCTGGGCGACGGTACGTCGCTTTCCGCGGAGGACGGGCGGCTGCGTATCGACCGGCAGATCTTCGGAATGCCGCTGACGATCCACGCCGAGCTACGGCTGTCAGGGCGGACCATCAGCATGGTGCCGGTCGCCGCGTCGTTCGCCGGCAGCCGGATCGACCCGTCGTCGCCGCGGATCACCGAGGCGTTCAAGGACCGCGAACGCACCGTTCCGGAGCTGCCCGTGGGCCTGGTGCCGACCCGGGTCGCGGTCACCGACGACGGAGTGGTGCTGTACGCCGGCGCGAAGAACGTACCGCTGGCCTGA
- a CDS encoding M67 family metallopeptidase: protein MLTITQALYDQIVAHARADHPDEACGVVAGPVGEGRPERFIPMLNAARSPTFYEFDSTDLLKLYREMDDRDEEPAIIYHSHTATEAYPSRTDISYANEPGAHYVLVSTADADGAGPFQFRSFRIIDGAITEEDVKVVEAY, encoded by the coding sequence ATGCTGACCATCACCCAGGCCCTGTACGACCAGATCGTGGCCCATGCCCGCGCGGACCACCCGGACGAGGCCTGCGGTGTGGTCGCGGGGCCGGTCGGCGAGGGGCGGCCCGAGCGCTTCATCCCGATGCTCAACGCGGCGCGCTCGCCCACCTTCTACGAGTTCGACTCGACGGACCTGCTCAAGCTGTACCGGGAGATGGACGACCGAGACGAGGAGCCGGCGATCATCTACCACTCCCACACGGCGACCGAGGCGTATCCGTCGCGCACCGACATCTCGTACGCCAACGAGCCCGGCGCCCACTACGTCCTGGTCTCCACGGCGGACGCCGACGGGGCCGGGCCGTTCCAGTTCCGGTCCTTCCGGATCATCGACGGGGCGATCACCGAAGAGGACGTCAAGGTCGTAGAGGCCTACTGA
- a CDS encoding putative leader peptide, whose product MVSNDVSEMTPGTPLLVARLHVDLCRLASAICTCRTHFRTA is encoded by the coding sequence ATGGTTTCGAACGACGTGAGCGAGATGACGCCGGGCACCCCGCTGCTCGTGGCGCGGCTGCACGTCGACCTGTGCCGTCTAGCCAGCGCGATCTGTACCTGCCGTACGCATTTCCGCACGGCCTGA
- a CDS encoding nicotinamidase: MHRALVVVDVQNDFCEGGSLAVSGGADVAAAITDLIGESTAGYRHVVATRDHHIAPGAHFAEQPDYVDSWPAHCVAGTEGASFHPNFAPAVASGSIEAVFDKGAYEAAYSGFEGTDENGVTLAEWLRARDVSEIDVVGIATDHCVRATALDAVRAGFRTQVLLDLTAGVAEETVARALREMREAGVELVGKPVV, translated from the coding sequence ATGCACCGCGCATTGGTCGTCGTGGACGTACAGAACGACTTCTGCGAGGGGGGCAGCCTCGCGGTGTCGGGCGGCGCGGATGTCGCCGCCGCCATCACCGATCTGATCGGCGAGTCCACGGCCGGCTACCGCCATGTGGTCGCCACCCGCGACCACCACATCGCGCCTGGCGCGCACTTCGCCGAGCAGCCGGACTACGTCGATTCCTGGCCGGCGCACTGCGTGGCCGGCACGGAGGGGGCGAGCTTCCACCCGAACTTCGCCCCCGCGGTCGCCAGCGGCTCCATCGAGGCGGTCTTCGACAAGGGTGCCTACGAGGCTGCGTACAGCGGTTTCGAGGGGACCGACGAGAACGGGGTGACGCTGGCCGAGTGGCTGCGGGCCCGGGATGTCAGCGAGATAGACGTGGTCGGCATCGCGACCGACCACTGCGTACGGGCGACGGCCCTGGACGCCGTACGAGCGGGCTTCCGTACGCAGGTCCTGCTGGATCTCACCGCGGGCGTCGCGGAGGAGACCGTGGCACGAGCGCTGCGGGAGATGCGCGAGGCCGGTGTGGAGCTGGTGGGGAAGCCGGTGGTCTGA
- a CDS encoding MoaD/ThiS family protein, translating to MAIEVRIPTILRTYTDGAKAVEGSGATLAELFADLDTRHSGIQERVVDGGQLRRFVNVYLNDEDVRFLDGIDTKLADGDSVTILPAVAGGMV from the coding sequence ATGGCCATCGAGGTCCGCATTCCGACCATCCTCCGCACCTACACCGACGGCGCCAAGGCCGTCGAGGGCAGCGGGGCGACCCTCGCCGAGCTCTTCGCCGACCTCGACACCCGGCACAGCGGAATCCAGGAGCGCGTGGTGGACGGCGGTCAGCTGCGCCGCTTCGTGAACGTGTACCTCAACGACGAGGACGTGCGCTTCCTCGACGGAATCGACACCAAGCTGGCCGACGGCGACAGCGTGACCATCCTGCCGGCCGTCGCCGGCGGTATGGTCTGA
- a CDS encoding nicotinate phosphoribosyltransferase yields the protein MDTADLRPQVDVPSTALFTDQYEFTMLQAALKAGTAERRSVFEVFTRRLPAGRRYGVVAGTGRVLDAVRNFRFDPDVLGFLRDRGIVDEPTLDWLSGYRFSGDILGYPEGEIYFPGSPILRVEGSFAECVLLETVILSILNHDSAIAAAASRMSSAAGGRRLMEMGARRTHELAAVAASRAAYIGGFDSTSDLAAGFRYGIPTVGTSAHAFTLLHDTERDAFRAQVDSLGGGTTLLVDTYDVAEAVRTAVEITGTGPGAVRIDSGNLLLVAHRVRQQLDELGARDTRIVVTSDLDEYAIASLAAAPVDAYGVGTQLVTGSGQPTCSMVYKLVARATSADPGAPLLPVAKKSTAGKQSVGGRKWAARRRDAQGVAEAEVLGTGPLPPEFEGGQLLVELVKSGEVVGEEPLDAARERHRAAREALPLSAVQLSRGEPVIPTEYIG from the coding sequence ATGGACACCGCGGATCTGAGGCCGCAGGTCGACGTACCGTCGACCGCGCTCTTCACCGACCAGTACGAGTTCACGATGCTCCAGGCGGCTCTCAAAGCCGGCACGGCCGAGCGCCGCTCGGTCTTCGAGGTCTTCACCCGCCGACTGCCCGCGGGCCGCCGCTACGGCGTGGTCGCCGGCACCGGGCGGGTCCTGGACGCCGTGCGCAACTTCCGCTTCGACCCCGATGTACTCGGCTTCCTCCGCGATCGGGGCATCGTGGACGAGCCGACCCTGGACTGGCTCTCCGGCTACCGCTTCAGCGGCGACATCCTGGGCTATCCGGAGGGCGAGATCTACTTCCCGGGCTCGCCGATCCTGCGGGTCGAGGGCTCCTTCGCCGAGTGCGTGCTGCTGGAGACGGTGATCCTCTCGATCCTCAACCACGACTCGGCCATCGCCGCCGCGGCCTCCCGGATGTCCAGCGCCGCCGGTGGCCGGCGGCTCATGGAGATGGGCGCCCGGCGCACCCACGAGCTGGCCGCCGTCGCCGCCTCGCGTGCCGCGTACATCGGGGGCTTCGACTCCACGTCCGACCTCGCTGCGGGCTTCCGCTACGGAATCCCGACCGTCGGCACCAGCGCCCACGCCTTCACCCTGCTGCACGACACCGAGCGGGACGCCTTCCGCGCCCAGGTGGACTCACTCGGCGGCGGCACGACGCTGCTGGTGGACACGTACGACGTCGCCGAGGCCGTCCGCACCGCCGTGGAGATCACCGGCACCGGGCCCGGTGCGGTGCGGATCGACTCCGGAAACCTGCTGCTGGTCGCCCACCGGGTGCGGCAGCAGCTGGACGAGCTGGGCGCCCGGGACACCAGGATCGTGGTGACCTCGGACCTGGACGAGTACGCGATCGCCTCGCTGGCCGCCGCGCCGGTGGACGCCTATGGAGTGGGCACCCAATTGGTCACCGGCAGCGGGCAGCCGACCTGCTCCATGGTCTACAAGCTGGTGGCCCGCGCCACCTCGGCCGACCCCGGGGCACCGCTGCTGCCGGTGGCCAAGAAGTCCACCGCGGGGAAGCAGTCGGTCGGCGGCCGCAAGTGGGCCGCCCGCCGGCGCGACGCCCAAGGTGTGGCCGAGGCGGAGGTGCTGGGCACCGGACCGCTGCCGCCGGAGTTCGAGGGCGGGCAGCTGCTGGTCGAACTGGTCAAGAGCGGTGAGGTGGTCGGCGAGGAGCCGCTGGATGCGGCGCGCGAGCGGCACCGGGCGGCCCGTGAGGCACTGCCGCTGTCGGCGGTGCAGCTGTCCCGCGGCGAGCCGGTGATCCCCACCGAGTACATCGGATGA
- a CDS encoding TetR/AcrR family transcriptional regulator has product MEQALRQTPEGGRQGGRPDADRAGSPASGERAQDGRTERGRQTREKIADAMLALLDEGHTTFPADRVAERAGVSRRLVFHHFADMAQLQDTAIGRRMDQLAARIRPLPTEGPRGERVAALVEQRARVLEWITPARLTMMRMEQVSERVHEVTRQMTEFARRRLTEVFAQELDTLSDDRRADVVDGLDAVTSWGAWHHWRSVGLEPDAARRVMETTVRALLAETDRSDPGVVRPAGAARQEPETDGSGE; this is encoded by the coding sequence GTGGAGCAGGCGCTTCGGCAGACACCGGAAGGCGGCCGTCAGGGCGGACGTCCGGACGCGGATCGTGCCGGGAGCCCGGCATCCGGCGAGCGGGCCCAGGACGGCCGTACCGAGCGCGGACGGCAGACCCGCGAGAAGATCGCCGACGCGATGCTCGCCCTGCTCGACGAGGGGCACACGACGTTCCCCGCGGATCGGGTGGCCGAGCGTGCCGGGGTGTCCCGGCGCCTGGTGTTCCACCATTTCGCCGACATGGCCCAGCTCCAGGACACCGCCATCGGCCGCCGGATGGACCAGCTGGCCGCCCGGATCAGGCCGCTGCCGACGGAGGGGCCGCGCGGCGAGCGGGTGGCGGCGCTGGTCGAGCAGCGGGCACGCGTCCTCGAGTGGATCACTCCGGCACGGCTGACGATGATGCGCATGGAGCAGGTGTCCGAGCGGGTGCACGAGGTCACGCGGCAGATGACGGAGTTCGCCCGCAGGCGGCTGACCGAGGTGTTCGCCCAGGAGCTCGACACCCTGTCTGATGACCGCCGGGCGGATGTGGTCGACGGACTGGACGCGGTGACCTCGTGGGGCGCCTGGCACCACTGGCGCAGCGTCGGCCTGGAACCGGACGCAGCCCGCCGGGTGATGGAGACGACGGTGCGCGCCCTGCTCGCCGAGACGGACCGCTCGGATCCCGGTGTCGTCCGTCCGGCCGGCGCCGCCCGGCAAGAGCCGGAGACCGACGGCAGCGGAGAATGA
- a CDS encoding DUF2017 domain-containing protein — protein MAGRFEALPGGGAAVALDEVEISILRSLAVQLLELIGPGEEPAKGEDPLAALFAEGPSEPPADPALARLFPDAYGEPGDDEPDRELREYCAEFRRYTENDLRTRKRNDALAVVRSLDALTATGEGGAILKLTAADCLHWLGALNDLRLTIGTRLEVSDEDESGELYRLPDSDPRKPMVMAYLWLGALQETLIETLAP, from the coding sequence ATGGCCGGCCGCTTCGAGGCGCTGCCGGGTGGCGGCGCGGCCGTCGCGCTCGACGAGGTCGAGATCTCCATCCTGCGCTCGCTCGCCGTGCAGCTGCTCGAACTCATCGGACCGGGCGAGGAGCCGGCCAAGGGTGAGGACCCGCTGGCCGCGCTGTTCGCCGAGGGCCCGAGCGAGCCGCCCGCCGATCCCGCGCTGGCCCGGCTGTTCCCGGATGCCTACGGAGAGCCGGGGGACGATGAACCGGACCGTGAACTGCGCGAGTACTGCGCCGAGTTCAGGCGCTACACGGAGAACGACCTGCGCACCCGCAAGCGGAATGACGCCCTGGCCGTGGTGCGCAGCCTCGACGCTCTCACCGCCACCGGCGAGGGTGGCGCGATCCTCAAGCTGACCGCCGCCGACTGTCTGCACTGGCTGGGTGCGCTCAACGACCTGCGGCTGACCATCGGCACCCGGCTCGAGGTCTCCGACGAGGACGAGAGCGGCGAGCTGTACCGGCTGCCGGACTCCGATCCGCGCAAGCCGATGGTGATGGCGTACCTCTGGCTCGGGGCGCTGCAGGAGACGCTCATCGAAACGCTCGCGCCGTGA
- a CDS encoding MMPL family transporter, producing the protein MLLSVGRWCARRPKRTVAAWLLLILALAGALGAYGRVTSEAVTIPGSDSQAARDAADVFADAASGLQPVVLYTAPGSPALSATAQREAIEESARAIRDVDHVVAVTTPFDPKGRSALSADKHTGQLFVELDVSGRDITAETTRSITDAAAAATKAGIEVTAGGDLAAAVDKGNAGHSEIIGLSAAFIILAVGFGSLVAAGVPLLNGAIGLAISLCAIGLLGHVMDMPSTGTTIAAMIGLGVGIDYTLFCLTRFRELRAAGVGVEDAAARTTAGSGKAVAFAGCAVIAALAGLALGGLPLLQALALAPGIAVLVAMAVTLTLLPAVLSLLGRQLTPKAAKAPKARRHAAKTNADADGTAGQEGTEPPGTGPVGEVERPRGWGRIAEYVAARPWRCLLAGLALTGVLAIPAAQLTFGQLDAGDKKAGTSSRVAYDRLSDAFGPGATGPLQVVTTLPTRASGPDDSRVTDLTAALRATEGVASVGPAQLDPGATHARWQVTPTTAPSDPATADLVHRLRDETLPTATEGTGQTTHVGGLTAAQDDMNERLAQRMPLVVGFVLAVAALLLLFAFRSPVIAVKAALMNVVSVAASYGVLTALFQWGWGAELMGLEGAVAIPGYVPLLMFAVLFGLSMDYEVFLLSAVRAAYLREKDTRRAVIAGLAGTGRIITSAALIMVSVFLSYLLSDDAVVKMFGIGLATAVALDATVVRGVLVPSTMVLLGRANWWLPGWLDRLLPHMAIEDDGHEDAPGDAREPDPGLRPPDKARDGADLAGTGTGQGTSAGGAS; encoded by the coding sequence ATGCTCCTGTCCGTAGGGCGCTGGTGCGCCCGCAGACCCAAGCGGACCGTGGCCGCCTGGCTGCTGTTGATCCTCGCCTTGGCCGGCGCCCTGGGGGCGTACGGGCGGGTCACATCCGAGGCCGTGACCATCCCGGGCAGCGACAGCCAGGCCGCCCGCGACGCGGCCGATGTGTTCGCCGACGCGGCGTCCGGGCTCCAGCCCGTCGTGCTGTACACGGCGCCCGGCTCCCCCGCGCTCAGTGCCACCGCACAGCGCGAGGCCATCGAGGAGTCGGCCCGTGCCATCAGGGACGTGGATCATGTCGTCGCCGTCACCACGCCTTTCGACCCGAAGGGGCGCAGTGCCCTCAGCGCCGACAAGCACACCGGGCAGCTCTTCGTGGAACTCGACGTCAGCGGCCGGGACATCACCGCCGAGACCACCCGGAGCATCACGGACGCCGCCGCTGCCGCCACGAAGGCGGGCATCGAGGTGACCGCGGGCGGCGATCTCGCCGCTGCTGTGGACAAGGGCAACGCCGGACACAGCGAGATCATCGGCCTCTCGGCGGCGTTCATCATCCTGGCCGTCGGCTTCGGCAGTCTGGTCGCGGCCGGGGTGCCGCTGCTCAACGGGGCGATCGGCCTGGCCATCTCGCTGTGTGCGATCGGCCTGCTGGGCCATGTGATGGACATGCCGTCCACCGGCACGACCATCGCGGCGATGATCGGCCTCGGCGTCGGCATCGACTACACCCTCTTCTGCCTCACCCGGTTCCGCGAACTGCGGGCCGCCGGCGTCGGTGTGGAGGACGCCGCGGCGCGTACCACGGCCGGATCCGGCAAGGCCGTGGCCTTCGCCGGGTGCGCGGTGATCGCCGCCCTGGCCGGGTTGGCGCTGGGCGGTCTGCCGCTGCTGCAGGCGCTGGCACTCGCCCCGGGGATCGCCGTGCTGGTGGCCATGGCGGTGACGCTCACCCTGCTGCCCGCGGTCCTCTCACTGCTCGGGCGGCAGCTCACACCGAAGGCGGCGAAGGCACCGAAGGCGCGGCGGCACGCCGCGAAGACCAACGCGGACGCGGACGGAACGGCGGGACAGGAGGGCACGGAGCCGCCCGGCACCGGGCCGGTCGGGGAAGTGGAGCGCCCACGCGGCTGGGGCCGTATCGCCGAGTACGTGGCGGCCCGGCCGTGGCGCTGCCTGCTCGCGGGGCTCGCGCTGACCGGGGTGCTGGCCATACCCGCAGCGCAGTTGACGTTCGGTCAGCTCGACGCGGGCGACAAGAAGGCCGGGACGTCCAGTCGCGTCGCGTACGACCGGCTCAGCGACGCCTTCGGTCCCGGCGCCACCGGGCCCCTCCAGGTGGTGACCACTCTGCCCACCCGAGCCTCCGGGCCGGACGACAGCCGGGTCACGGACCTGACCGCTGCCTTGCGGGCCACCGAAGGAGTCGCATCCGTCGGCCCCGCGCAACTGGACCCGGGTGCCACGCACGCACGCTGGCAGGTCACCCCCACCACCGCCCCCAGCGACCCGGCCACCGCCGACCTGGTGCACAGGCTGCGGGACGAGACGCTGCCCACGGCCACCGAAGGCACCGGGCAAACGACCCATGTGGGCGGCCTCACGGCCGCGCAGGACGACATGAACGAGCGCCTGGCCCAGCGGATGCCGCTGGTGGTGGGGTTCGTCCTCGCCGTCGCCGCGCTGCTGCTGCTCTTCGCCTTCCGCTCCCCGGTGATCGCGGTGAAGGCCGCGCTGATGAACGTGGTCTCGGTCGCCGCGTCCTACGGCGTGCTCACCGCGCTGTTCCAGTGGGGCTGGGGCGCGGAGCTGATGGGCCTCGAAGGAGCGGTGGCGATCCCCGGATACGTGCCGCTGCTGATGTTCGCCGTGCTGTTCGGCCTGTCCATGGACTACGAGGTGTTCCTGCTCAGCGCGGTGCGCGCGGCATACCTCCGGGAGAAGGACACCCGCCGGGCCGTGATCGCCGGTCTCGCCGGAACGGGGCGGATCATCACATCGGCCGCGCTGATCATGGTCAGTGTCTTCCTGAGCTACCTGCTCTCGGACGACGCCGTGGTGAAGATGTTCGGAATCGGCCTGGCCACGGCCGTCGCGCTGGACGCCACCGTGGTACGCGGGGTGCTCGTCCCGTCCACGATGGTGCTGCTCGGCCGCGCCAACTGGTGGCTGCCCGGGTGGCTGGACCGGCTGCTGCCGCACATGGCCATCGAGGACGACGGCCATGAGGACGCACCCGGCGACGCCCGCGAACCGGATCCGGGCCTCCGGCCGCCCGACAAGGCGCGCGACGGCGCGGACCTGGCGGGCACCGGCACGGGCCAGGGCACGAGCGCCGGGGGTGCTTCGTGA
- a CDS encoding amino acid permease — translation MTSLQVDEHAGTAGGAPQEGYERGLGSRQVQMIAIGGAIGVGLFMGAGANIEKAGPSIILMYALAGGIIFFIMRALGELLLYRPVSGSFAEYAREFLGPFFGYVTGWTYWLMWVVTGMAELTAAAIYVHYWFPSIPQWVSALAFLVVLFGVNLISVKIFGEVEFWFSMVKVTAIIGMIVIGLGVLTLGFSDAGDTAAVSNLWSHDGIFPNGIGSSLMTLQGVMFAYLAVELVGVTAGESENPEKTLPKAINTLPWRIIVFYVGALLVILSVVKWTEFHAGESPFVHAFDKIGIPLAAGIVNFVVLTAALSSCNSGMYSTGRMLRGLASNGEAPQSFGKLNSRKTPAVGITISVALMGLGVVLNYLVPEKAFGYVVSVATAAGIWTWLMILISHIRYRRAVKQGRLPASSFPAPGGSVGSWIALLFLLGVTVMIALDKDGLISLIVGAVWGVGLAVGWAVLRSRNPQLGERGRPASADAVHEPVDAAK, via the coding sequence ATGACCTCGTTGCAGGTCGACGAGCACGCCGGCACGGCCGGGGGGGCTCCGCAGGAAGGCTACGAGCGCGGGCTCGGCAGCAGGCAGGTCCAGATGATCGCCATCGGCGGCGCCATCGGCGTGGGCCTCTTCATGGGAGCCGGAGCCAACATCGAGAAGGCCGGCCCCAGCATCATCCTGATGTACGCCCTCGCCGGCGGGATCATCTTCTTCATCATGCGAGCGCTCGGCGAGCTGCTCCTCTACCGGCCTGTCTCCGGATCCTTCGCGGAGTACGCCCGTGAGTTCCTCGGCCCGTTCTTCGGGTATGTCACCGGCTGGACCTACTGGCTGATGTGGGTCGTCACCGGTATGGCCGAGCTGACCGCAGCCGCCATCTACGTGCACTACTGGTTCCCGAGCATTCCCCAATGGGTCAGCGCCCTGGCCTTCCTCGTGGTGCTCTTCGGCGTCAACCTGATCTCGGTGAAGATCTTCGGTGAGGTCGAGTTCTGGTTCTCGATGGTCAAGGTCACCGCGATCATCGGCATGATAGTGATCGGTCTCGGCGTGCTCACCCTGGGCTTCTCCGACGCCGGTGACACCGCAGCCGTCTCCAACCTCTGGTCCCACGACGGCATCTTCCCGAACGGCATCGGCTCCAGCCTGATGACCCTTCAGGGGGTCATGTTCGCCTATCTCGCCGTCGAACTGGTCGGCGTCACCGCGGGCGAGTCGGAGAACCCGGAGAAGACCCTGCCCAAGGCGATCAACACGCTGCCCTGGCGCATCATCGTCTTCTATGTCGGCGCGCTGCTCGTGATCCTCTCCGTCGTCAAGTGGACCGAGTTCCACGCCGGTGAGAGCCCGTTCGTGCACGCTTTCGACAAGATCGGGATTCCGCTCGCCGCCGGTATCGTCAACTTCGTGGTGCTGACCGCGGCGCTGTCGTCCTGCAACTCCGGTATGTACTCCACCGGCCGTATGCTGCGCGGCCTGGCGTCCAACGGCGAGGCCCCGCAGTCCTTCGGGAAGCTCAACTCCCGCAAGACCCCTGCCGTCGGCATCACCATCTCCGTGGCCCTCATGGGTCTCGGTGTGGTCCTGAACTACCTGGTCCCGGAGAAGGCGTTCGGCTACGTCGTCTCGGTGGCCACCGCGGCCGGTATCTGGACCTGGCTGATGATCCTCATCAGCCACATCCGCTACCGGCGCGCGGTCAAGCAGGGCAGGCTGCCCGCCTCCTCGTTCCCGGCCCCCGGCGGCTCGGTCGGAAGCTGGATCGCGCTGCTCTTCCTACTCGGTGTCACCGTCATGATCGCGCTCGACAAGGACGGCCTGATCTCCCTGATCGTGGGTGCCGTCTGGGGCGTGGGTCTGGCGGTCGGCTGGGCGGTGCTCAGGAGCCGCAACCCGCAGCTCGGCGAGCGTGGCCGCCCCGCATCGGCGGACGCCGTCCACGAACCGGTGGACGCCGCGAAGTAG
- a CDS encoding type II toxin-antitoxin system PemK/MazF family toxin, protein MDTSWWLALGAVVVIALAAGLTRARPGARRRPPGGTGGTTGPGRPGRPGKTGRPGRRSAPTGRRTGTETRAGDGTRRMPQPGEIWWADVPYEDGPGSKDRPCLVLRVHGGAARVAKITSKYHDARPGVIPLPPGAVGDAQGRPSFLETDEVRDVCVRDFRRRVGVMDPLLWDQVRRMSA, encoded by the coding sequence ATGGATACGTCCTGGTGGCTCGCGCTCGGCGCGGTGGTGGTGATCGCGCTGGCGGCGGGGCTGACCCGGGCTCGGCCGGGTGCGCGGCGCAGGCCGCCCGGCGGGACCGGTGGGACGACTGGACCGGGCAGGCCCGGAAGGCCGGGGAAAACGGGGAGGCCCGGGAGGCGTTCGGCGCCGACCGGTCGCCGGACCGGGACGGAGACCAGGGCCGGGGACGGCACCCGGCGGATGCCCCAGCCCGGCGAGATCTGGTGGGCGGACGTGCCGTACGAGGACGGCCCGGGCTCGAAGGACCGCCCCTGCCTGGTGCTCCGGGTGCACGGCGGCGCGGCCCGCGTCGCCAAGATCACCAGCAAGTACCACGATGCCCGCCCGGGGGTGATCCCGCTGCCGCCCGGTGCGGTGGGCGATGCCCAGGGGCGCCCGAGCTTCCTGGAGACCGACGAGGTGCGGGACGTATGTGTCCGCGACTTCCGGCGGAGGGTGGGGGTGATGGACCCGCTCCTGTGGGACCAGGTCCGCCGGATGTCGGCCTGA